A stretch of the Natribaculum luteum genome encodes the following:
- a CDS encoding acyl-CoA mutase large subunit family protein yields the protein MYDEDDLEQIHQQRTQWESERLEPALDRHGERKDEFVTVSNHEVDRLYTPEDVADIDYLEDLGFPGEEPYTRGPYPTMHRGRTWTMRQFAGFGTAEETNDRFHYLIENGQTGLSTAFDMPSLMGIDSDHRMSEGEVGKEGVAVDTLRDMEILFEGIDVGEVSTSFTINPSAPVIYAMYVALADQQGVPREEIRATFQNDMLKEFIAQKEWVVPPEPSLDAVTDTIEFAVEETPNVYPVSISGYHIREAGSTAIQELAFTLADGFAYVDDALERGLDVDAFAPRLSFFFNAHNSIFEEVAKFRAGRRIYARVMDEWYGADESESRRLKFHTQTAGQSLTAQQPLNNVARVTIQALAGILGGTQSLHTNSFDEALALPSEKAVRVALRTQQIIAEESGVADIVDPLGGSFAVEALTDEVERETMDYLEEIREMGGGSMRDGVLTGLGEGYFHREIQEASYEYQNRVDAGEEVVVGVNEYTIEEDTNPEILEVDDSVRDQQLERLARVKDDRDDEAVEASLEGISEAIANDENVMPPIIDAVKAYATMGEIMDVFKKHHGAYDERIGLA from the coding sequence ATGTACGACGAGGACGACCTCGAGCAGATTCACCAGCAGCGAACGCAGTGGGAGAGCGAACGGCTCGAGCCCGCGCTGGACCGCCACGGCGAACGGAAAGACGAGTTCGTTACTGTCTCGAACCACGAGGTAGACCGGCTCTACACGCCCGAAGACGTCGCGGACATCGATTACCTCGAGGACCTCGGCTTCCCCGGCGAGGAGCCGTACACTCGCGGACCGTATCCGACGATGCACCGCGGTCGAACCTGGACGATGCGCCAGTTCGCCGGATTCGGGACGGCAGAGGAGACGAACGACCGCTTTCACTACCTGATCGAGAACGGACAGACGGGGCTGTCGACGGCGTTCGACATGCCGTCGCTGATGGGGATCGATTCGGACCACCGGATGAGCGAGGGCGAGGTCGGCAAGGAGGGCGTCGCCGTCGACACCCTGCGGGACATGGAGATCCTCTTCGAGGGTATCGACGTCGGCGAGGTCTCGACCTCGTTTACGATCAACCCCTCCGCACCGGTCATCTACGCGATGTACGTCGCGCTCGCCGACCAGCAGGGCGTCCCGCGCGAGGAGATCCGGGCGACGTTCCAAAACGACATGCTCAAGGAGTTCATCGCACAGAAGGAGTGGGTCGTTCCGCCCGAACCATCTCTGGACGCCGTCACCGATACGATCGAGTTCGCCGTCGAAGAGACGCCGAACGTGTACCCGGTCTCGATCTCGGGCTATCACATCCGTGAGGCGGGATCGACGGCGATCCAGGAACTTGCCTTCACGCTCGCGGACGGCTTCGCGTACGTCGACGATGCGCTCGAGCGCGGACTGGACGTCGACGCGTTTGCCCCGCGACTCTCCTTTTTCTTCAACGCCCACAACTCGATCTTCGAGGAGGTCGCCAAGTTCCGTGCCGGACGGCGGATCTACGCCCGCGTGATGGACGAGTGGTACGGCGCGGACGAGTCCGAGTCCAGGCGGCTGAAGTTCCACACGCAGACGGCTGGCCAGTCGCTGACCGCCCAGCAGCCGCTCAACAACGTCGCCCGGGTGACGATCCAGGCGCTCGCGGGCATCCTCGGCGGGACCCAGAGCCTGCATACCAACAGCTTCGACGAGGCACTCGCCCTGCCGAGCGAGAAGGCAGTACGGGTCGCCCTGCGCACCCAGCAGATTATCGCCGAGGAGTCCGGCGTGGCCGACATCGTCGACCCGCTGGGCGGCTCGTTCGCAGTGGAAGCGCTCACAGACGAGGTCGAGCGCGAGACGATGGACTACCTCGAGGAGATTCGCGAGATGGGCGGCGGTTCGATGCGCGACGGCGTTCTCACGGGTCTCGGCGAGGGGTACTTCCACCGGGAGATCCAGGAAGCCTCCTACGAGTACCAGAACCGGGTCGACGCCGGCGAGGAAGTCGTCGTCGGCGTCAACGAGTACACGATCGAGGAGGACACGAACCCGGAGATTCTCGAGGTCGACGACAGCGTCCGAGACCAGCAACTCGAGCGCCTGGCGCGGGTCAAAGACGATCGCGACGACGAGGCGGTCGAGGCGTCCCTCGAGGGAATCTCGGAGGCCATCGCGAACGACGAGAACGTCATGCCCCCGATCATCGACGCGGTGAAGGCGTACGCGACGATGGGCGAGATTATGGACGTGTTCAAGAAACACCACGGGGCCTACGACGAACGGATCGGGCTGGCCTGA